The Punica granatum isolate Tunisia-2019 chromosome 4, ASM765513v2, whole genome shotgun sequence genome has a window encoding:
- the LOC116202762 gene encoding NAC domain-containing protein 7-like: MNAFSRVPPGFRFHPTDEELVDYYLRKKINSRRIDLDVIKDVDLYKIEPWDLQELCRISVEEQNEWYFFSHKDKKYPTGTRTNRATAAGFWKATGRDKAIYSKHDLIGMRKTLVFYKGRAPNGQKSDWIMHEYRLETDENGTPQEEGWVVCRVFKKRIPTVRKMSEHGSPCWYDDQSPFMPDLDSPNQSSNPSNLANYHHLPYACKKELDLHQYQLPQEHFMQLPLLENPKLLLAPFGLDMNQSTALQSSSSLTQEQNLHSLFGNNNNNNHEQEVVDQVTDWRVLDKFVASQLSQEDAPNVNTNGAAARQLGKQDMITDDGSLQTSTSCQMDLWK, from the exons ATGAATGCTTTCTCACGTGTCCCCCCGGGTTTTCGTTTCCACCCGACTGATGAAGAGCTTGTTGATTACTACCTCAGGAAAAAGATTAATTCAAGGAGAATTGACCTAGATGTCATCAAAGACGTCGACCTCTACAAAATTGAGCCATGGGATCTTCAAG AATTATGTCGAATTAGCGTGGAAGAGCAGAATGAATGGTACTTCTTTAGCCACAAAGACAAGAAGTACCCAACGGGAACTCGGACCAATAGAGCTACTGCAGCGGGGTTCTGGAAAGCCACAGGACGGGACAAGGCAATATATTCTAAGCATGACTTGATTGGCATGAGGAAGACCTTAGTGTTTTATAAAGGTCGAGCACCAAATGGACAAAAGTCCGATTGGATTATGCATGAATATCGGCTGGAAACCGATGAGAACGGCACTCCTCAG GAAGAAGGTTGGGTGGTGTGTAGGGTTTTCAAGAAGAGGATCCCGACGGTCCGGAAGATGAGCGAACACGGCTCTCCGTGTTGGTATGATGATCAATCCCCATTCATGCCCGACCTTGACTCGCCGAACCAAAGCTCAAACCCTAGCAATTTGGCTAACTACCATCATCTCccttatgcatgcaagaaagaGCTTGATCTTCATCAGTACCAACTTCCCCAAGAACATTTCATGCAGCTCCCTCTCTTAGAGAACCCAAAACTACTCCTTGCACCGTTCGGCcttgacatgaaccaatcaaCTGCCCTTCAGTCTTCGTCATCGCTCACCCAAGAACAGAACTTGCACTCGCTCTTTggcaacaacaacaataataatcacGAGCAAGAGGTTGTGGATCAAGTCACTGATTGGCGAGTTCTGGACAAGTTTGTAGCTTCTCAGCTGAGCCAGGAGGATGCTCCTAATGTCAACACTAACGGGGCAGCTGCTAGACAACTGGGCAAGCAGGATATGATCACAGATGATGGGTCTCTACAAACCTCTACCAGTTGCCAAATGGATCTGTGGAAATGA
- the LOC116204778 gene encoding beta-fructofuranosidase, soluble isoenzyme I-like, protein MDASRTSDQPYTLLPEDPSVATPPVESRQRRPIRGFIGILASVMFLLSLVGLIVNENPKSPSRMVIPENNLEDPSNVRPRGEMEGVSAKSYPSVRDRLSYNWTKSEFAWQRTAYHFQPEKNWMNDPDGPLFHMGWYHLFYQYNPDSAVWGNITWGHTISRDLIHWLYLPLAMVPDHWYDINGVWTGSATTLPNGTIVMLYTGDTNDAVQVQNLAYPANLSDPLLLDWVKYSDNPVITPPTGIETDEFRDPTTAWAGPNGTWHILIGSRLNTTIGIALVYETTDFKTYNLLDHPLHTVNGTGMWECVDFYPISTNSTNGLDTSVTGPGIKHVLKASLDNLKLDYYAIGTYNAENVTWTPDDQEMDVGIGLQVDYGRYYASKTFYDQNKGRRILWGWINETDTEYDDLAKGWASVQTIPRVVTYDNKTRTNILQWPVEEIESLRLNCTEFEDVALEPGSLVPLDIGMATQLDISAEFEIQSDSLEAMLGETPTELECSVANNRTSLGPFGLAVLADESLSELTPIYFRIVKTANGSLMTLFCTDESRSSKATEVFRRLYGTVVPVLHGEKFTMRILVDHSIVESFAQGGRRVITSRVYPTEAIYGNAKLFLFNNATDLNVTATLKIWEMNSAFIHPFPFNEM, encoded by the exons ATGGACGCCTCGCGAACCTCAGACCAGCCCTATACACTCCTCCCGGAGGACCCTTCCGTTGCCACCCCTCCAGTAGAGAGCCGCCAGCGGCGACCCATCAGGGGCTTCATCGGTATCCTCGCGTCGGTCATGTTCCTCCTGTCACTTGTCGGCCTGATCGTCAACGAGAACCCTAAGTCACCGTCTAGGATGGTCATCCCTGAGAATAATTTGGAGGATCCAAGCAATGTGAGACCGAGGGGAGAGATGGAGGGCGTGTCTGCAAAGTCATACCCATCGGTGAGGGACAGGTTGTCTTACAACTGGACCAAGTCCGAGTTCGCTTGGCAGAGAACTGCTTACCATTTTCAGCCTGAGAAGAACTGGATGAACG ATCCTGATG GTCCGCTGTTCCACATGGGGTGGTACCACCTGTTCTACCAATACAACCCGGACTCGGCGGTTTGGGGCAACATCACGTGGGGCCATACGATATCGAGGGACCTGATCCATTGGTTGTACCTCCCGCTCGCCATGGTCCCTGACCACTGGTACGATATTAATGGTGTCTGGACCGGGTCTGCCACCACCCTCCCTAATGGTACCATCGTCATGCTGTACACTGGTGATACCAACGATGCAGTCCAG GTCCAGAACTTGGCTTACCCTGCGAACCTCTCTGACCCACTCCTCCTCGATTGGGTCAAGTACTCTGACAACCCAGTCATTACCCCTCCAACCGGCATTGAGACAGACGAGTTCCGCGACCCGACCACGGCTTGGGCTGGGCCCAACGGGACATGGCACATCCTGATCGGCTCCAGGCTCAACACGACAATAGGTATCGCCCTAGTGTATGAGACCACCGATTTCAAGACCTACAACCTGTTGGACCACCCACTCCACACGGTCAATGGCACCGGCATGTGGGAGTGCGTCGACTTCTACCCGATCTCCACCAACTCGACAAATGGCTTGGACACTTCGGTCACTGGGCCTGGGATTAAGCACGTGCTGAAGGCTAGCTTGGATAATTTGAAGCTGGATTACTACGCAATCGGGACATACAATGCGGAGAATGTCACATGGACCCCAGATGATCAGGAAATGGACGTTGGCATCGGGCTGCAGGTGGACTACGGGAGGTACTATGCTTCCAAGACGTTCTATGATCAAAACAAGGGAAGGCGGATTCTGTGGGGTTGGATCAACGAGACCGATACGGAGTACGATGACCTTGCCAAAGGTTGGGCTTCAGTTCAG ACCATCCCGAGGGTCGTGACCTACGACAACAAGACCAGAACAAACATCCTCCAGTGGCCGGTGGAAGAGATTGAGAGCTTGCGACTCAACTGCACCGAGTTTGAAGATGTTGCACTGGAGCCAGGGTCACTTGTGCCTCTAGACATTGGCATGGCTACACAG CTCGACATAAGCGCCGAATTCGAGATTCAAAGCGATTCACTGGAGGCAATGCTCGGAGAAACCCCAACTGAATTAGAATGCAGTGTTGCAAATAACAGGACGTCTTTGGGTCCCTTCGGCCTAGCAGTACTTGCTGATGAATCGTTATCTGAGCTCACACCCATCTACTTCCGCATCGTAAAGACTGCTAATGGCTCTCTCATGACACTCTTCTGCACTGATGAATCAAG GTCGTCAAAGGCTACTGAGGTCTTCCGGAGGCTTTATGGTACGGTTGTCCCGGTCCTCCATGGAGAAAAGTTCACCATGAGGATTCTG GTCGATCATTCGATCGTGGAGAGCTTTGCCCAAGGAGGGAGGAGAGTCATAACATCTCGAGTATACCCAACGGAAGCTATCTACGGGAACGCCAAACTCTTCTTGTTCAACAACGCGACCGACCTCAACGTGACCGCAACACTCAAGATATGGGAGATGAACTCTGCGTTCATTCATCCTTTCCCCTTCAATGAGATGTAA